A portion of the Streptomyces sp. NBC_01335 genome contains these proteins:
- a CDS encoding TetR/AcrR family transcriptional regulator has translation MTGRATAGVSGALDASGAPGASGVSGAHDASGASGVPDVGTGKAAILLAARRAFMRNAYAEVTIRGIASDAGVSPSLVVKHFGRKESLHPEGEGSRTTPERLADLYAPALQALLAGAGAGAERDQPGYGS, from the coding sequence ATGACCGGCCGGGCCACAGCGGGGGTTTCCGGGGCCCTGGATGCTTCTGGGGCCCCGGGTGCTTCTGGGGTTTCCGGGGCGCACGATGCCTCCGGGGCGTCCGGGGTACCGGACGTCGGTACCGGCAAGGCGGCGATCCTGCTGGCGGCCCGGCGGGCGTTCATGCGGAACGCGTACGCCGAGGTCACCATCCGCGGCATCGCGTCCGACGCCGGAGTGAGCCCGTCCCTGGTGGTCAAGCACTTCGGCCGCAAGGAGAGCCTGCACCCCGAGGGGGAAGGCTCCCGCACAACCCCGGAGCGCCTCGCGGACCTCTACGCGCCGGCACTCCAGGCCCTGCTCGCGGGAGCGGGGGCGGGTGCGGAACGGGATCAGCCCGGATACGGGTCGTAG
- a CDS encoding DUF445 domain-containing protein has protein sequence MGADRTVQAPRAAGRAAAPLASFAYTAADEEKRRGVRRMKTTATGLLLLVALVYTLATWAKNAGVGGWPGYVAAAAEAGMVGALADWFAVTALFRRPLGLPIPHTAIIPTKKDQLGASLGSFVGENFLSADVVRGRIHALGIGGRVGAWLAEPQHADRVTAELATALRGALTVLRDADVQAIVGEAITRRADAVEVGPGLGKMLEKVVADGGHRKVVDLVCVRAHDWLVLHGDAVMDAVQGGAPGWTPRFVDKRVGERVYKELLRFVTEMRDMPGHPARESIDTFLADFAADLQTDRDTRERVERLKSEILGRREVQDVIASAWSSVRTMIIAAAEDERSELRLRARASLMSLGARLATDERLQDKLEGWLEDAAAYVVTTYRTEITSLISDTVAGWDADQTSKKIEAHIGRDLQFIRINGTVVGALAGLAIYTVSRALGG, from the coding sequence GTGGGTGCCGACCGTACGGTACAAGCTCCGCGTGCGGCCGGGCGGGCCGCCGCCCCCCTGGCCTCGTTCGCGTACACCGCCGCCGACGAGGAGAAACGGCGCGGGGTGCGCCGGATGAAGACCACCGCCACCGGGCTGCTCCTGCTGGTCGCGCTCGTGTACACGCTCGCCACCTGGGCGAAGAACGCGGGCGTGGGCGGCTGGCCCGGTTACGTCGCCGCCGCGGCCGAGGCGGGCATGGTGGGTGCGCTCGCCGACTGGTTCGCCGTGACGGCCCTCTTCCGCCGGCCGCTCGGCCTGCCCATCCCTCACACCGCGATCATCCCCACGAAGAAGGACCAGCTGGGGGCCTCGCTCGGGTCGTTCGTGGGCGAGAACTTCCTCTCCGCCGACGTGGTGCGCGGCCGGATCCACGCGCTGGGCATCGGCGGGCGGGTCGGTGCCTGGCTCGCGGAGCCGCAACACGCCGACCGGGTCACCGCCGAGCTGGCGACCGCGTTGCGCGGGGCGCTGACCGTGCTGCGGGACGCCGATGTGCAGGCCATCGTCGGGGAGGCGATCACCCGGCGGGCCGACGCCGTGGAGGTCGGGCCCGGGCTCGGGAAGATGCTGGAGAAGGTGGTGGCCGACGGCGGTCACCGCAAGGTCGTGGACCTGGTCTGCGTCCGCGCGCACGACTGGCTGGTCCTGCACGGCGACGCGGTGATGGACGCGGTGCAGGGCGGGGCGCCCGGCTGGACGCCGAGGTTCGTCGACAAACGCGTGGGGGAGCGGGTCTACAAGGAGCTGCTGCGGTTCGTCACGGAGATGCGGGACATGCCGGGCCACCCGGCCCGCGAGTCCATCGACACGTTCCTGGCGGACTTCGCCGCCGATCTCCAGACGGACCGGGACACCCGGGAACGCGTGGAGCGGCTGAAGTCGGAGATCCTGGGGCGCCGCGAGGTGCAGGACGTGATCGCCTCCGCCTGGTCCTCCGTACGTACGATGATCATCGCGGCGGCCGAGGACGAGCGGAGCGAACTGCGGCTGCGGGCGCGGGCTTCGCTGATGTCGCTGGGGGCCCGCCTCGCCACCGACGAGCGGCTCCAGGACAAGCTGGAGGGGTGGCTGGAGGACGCGGCGGCCTACGTCGTCACCACGTACCGCACCGAGATCACCTCGCTGATCAGCGACACCGTCGCGGGCTGGGACGCCGACCAGACCTCGAAGAAGATCGAGGCCCACATCGGCCGCGACCTCCAGTTCATCCGGATCAACGGCACGGTGGTCGGCGCGCTCGCCGGCCTCGCGATCTACACGGTGTCGCGGGCGCTGGGGGGCTGA
- a CDS encoding UvrD-helicase domain-containing protein: MSDAYLDSPPLSEEQQTVVDQPWDTRLLVTAGAGAGKTHTLVRRLDALTGHEEDALEAREILVLSFSRAAVRELRERIARHAHSARRVRVQTFDSWALSVLRSEQPDRDWSASRFDERIREATEAVLRGAIEESEQGPPAHVVIDEVQDLVGDRRDMVETLLDRFQDNCGFTVVGDGAQAIYGFQVEDEDARAAETNYFFDWLRASYPDDLVELHLSGNYRTRTEEARTALALGPVLRRLPSESDLSDAAGEDAHRRLVDLLRSCPSFGPLDDPFTLGSLHSFPGTCAILCRDNRQALVLSDTLHRLGVPHRAQRSLQEYPVPPWVADVLRHVGSPTLTEERFQELLGDSAVAPGGDRASAWRSLRSVARAPRGALDVRALRRAVADGRFPDDLAAAEPARLVVSTVHRAKGLEFDRVLVIEPPSLAELRKQHDRIDTAAEARALYVAMTRPRDDLFRLAAPETALVRRDRRTDRWYLGGWKSYVRKGIAASGGDVCRLNPPGTDGFVEDARTVQEYLLSSVRTDDAVTLRLQHGLPLAPDQSPPYTVFHGDRPVAVVSERFRADLHSSLKINKTWDVDWPAEIVGFHVDCLESVAGSSASGARAGLGDQGMWTVPRLTGLGRYRSTQGSIQEKLGQ; encoded by the coding sequence GTGAGCGACGCGTACCTGGACAGTCCGCCACTGAGCGAAGAGCAGCAGACGGTCGTGGACCAGCCCTGGGACACCCGGCTCCTGGTCACCGCCGGAGCGGGCGCCGGTAAGACCCACACGCTGGTGCGCCGCCTTGACGCACTGACGGGTCACGAGGAGGACGCCCTCGAAGCCCGGGAGATCCTGGTGCTCAGTTTCTCCCGGGCCGCGGTCCGGGAGTTGCGCGAGCGGATCGCGCGTCACGCGCATTCGGCCCGGCGGGTCCGCGTCCAGACGTTCGACTCATGGGCGCTGTCGGTGCTGCGCTCCGAGCAGCCGGACCGTGACTGGAGCGCGTCGCGCTTCGACGAGCGGATCCGGGAGGCCACGGAAGCCGTCCTGCGCGGCGCGATCGAGGAGAGCGAGCAGGGGCCCCCCGCCCACGTGGTCATCGACGAGGTCCAGGACCTGGTCGGCGACCGCCGGGACATGGTGGAGACGCTTCTGGACCGTTTCCAGGACAACTGCGGCTTCACCGTGGTCGGGGACGGCGCCCAGGCCATCTACGGCTTCCAGGTCGAGGACGAGGACGCCCGCGCGGCGGAGACCAACTACTTCTTCGACTGGCTGCGCGCGTCCTACCCCGACGACTTGGTGGAGCTGCACCTCTCCGGCAACTACCGGACCCGGACGGAAGAAGCCCGCACCGCGCTCGCGCTGGGTCCCGTGCTCCGCCGTTTGCCCTCGGAGTCGGACCTGTCGGACGCCGCCGGGGAGGACGCCCACCGCCGGCTGGTCGATCTCCTCCGCTCCTGCCCGAGCTTCGGTCCGCTGGACGATCCCTTCACCCTGGGATCCCTGCACAGCTTCCCGGGAACGTGCGCCATTCTCTGCCGGGACAACAGGCAAGCACTCGTCCTGTCCGACACCTTGCACAGGCTGGGCGTTCCGCATCGCGCGCAGCGGTCCCTCCAGGAGTACCCGGTCCCCCCGTGGGTCGCGGACGTCCTCCGGCACGTCGGCTCCCCCACACTGACCGAGGAGCGTTTCCAGGAACTGCTGGGAGACAGCGCCGTCGCTCCCGGAGGGGACCGGGCGAGCGCGTGGCGCTCCCTGAGGAGCGTGGCACGTGCGCCCCGAGGAGCGCTGGACGTGCGGGCGCTGCGCCGCGCGGTCGCCGACGGTCGCTTTCCCGACGACCTTGCCGCCGCCGAACCCGCCCGTCTGGTGGTGTCGACCGTGCACCGCGCCAAGGGTCTGGAGTTCGACCGGGTCCTGGTGATCGAGCCTCCGTCCCTGGCGGAGTTGCGCAAGCAGCACGACCGGATCGACACGGCGGCGGAGGCCCGCGCTCTCTACGTCGCGATGACCCGGCCCCGGGACGACCTGTTCCGTCTCGCTGCTCCCGAGACGGCACTCGTGCGGCGGGACAGGCGGACGGACCGTTGGTACCTCGGCGGTTGGAAGAGTTACGTACGCAAGGGAATAGCGGCTTCCGGCGGCGACGTGTGCCGCCTGAATCCGCCCGGCACCGACGGCTTCGTCGAAGACGCCAGGACGGTGCAGGAGTACCTTCTGTCGTCCGTCCGGACGGACGACGCCGTGACGCTCCGCCTTCAGCACGGGCTGCCGCTCGCTCCGGACCAGAGCCCGCCGTACACCGTCTTCCACGGCGACCGGCCGGTGGCCGTCGTCTCCGAGCGGTTCCGCGCGGATCTCCACAGTTCCTTGAAGATCAACAAGACGTGGGACGTCGACTGGCCCGCGGAGATCGTGGGTTTCCACGTCGACTGTCTGGAGAGCGTCGCCGGCAGCTCGGCCTCCGGCGCGCGGGCCGGACTCGGCGACCAGGGCATGTGGACCGTGCCGCGTCTGACCGGACTCGGACGCTACCGCTCGACCCAAGGATCGATACAGGAGAAACTCGGACAATGA
- a CDS encoding helicase-related protein, translating into MTDRTGDHAAHYRVRDGLVAQLRRDLLGPGAPAEVLTQDPPMTTYPIGILFPRPAGADAAIALESDAAENDGLDDSPVVRRGKDVEDGVPEASAPLVGDRRPASMGITFAVDPTVSRTVVVHAEAAAYDPVDAEGRPLAPIRAEARTVAEQREQWRRRELDLAPVTVDVTEARRYRPAPLCEGLRLDVLVRPPSASGTVTVTVTLINTRLIGERELQDAFCFYQARLTVTTPSGVPAFVERPAVHRADDPDVASSRLLYRHAPTFAVGHGCAADWDWTPPPIGAPNTEPAAIKTVRTEFVPANEVLLTDSNPEIDAIHGASLTMHGLATRPESEVLAALNHLMADYAAWIERKEAEAEAFRDTAHAAPAREQLEACRTALGRMRHGIRVLGTDSDAMRAFRLANLAMARQRARGEWVKKQRAGTPDETAGRWRPFQISFMLLCLEGIVNDDHPDREIADLLWFPTGGGKTEAYLGLIAFTTFLRRMRHAERGGGVTVLMRYTLRLLTLQQFERAAALICAMERIRIEDGTLGTEPVSIGMWVGQSATPNTLAGAKESLRELRKEKDLQEKNPVQLHACPWCGTRLDAYQYEVDEQAKRMHVRCPDATCDFRDGLPVHLVDESVYDARPTLVIATVDKFAAMPWREATAALFNRDRTDGTPPPQLIVQDELHLISGPLGTLTGLYETAVDVLSGHPKVIASTATIRRASEQGRKLFDRGVAQFPPAGIDARDSWFAVETPPEDKASRQYVGLLTPSTSQATLLIRTYAALLHHAAHADTTEEVRDAYWTLVGYFNSLRLLAAAELQVHDDVDAYLGYLADRDGCEQRRVTEQTELTSRANSSEVPKRLKQVELKLPHPETVDVLLATNMISVGVDVDRLGLMAVMGQPQTTAEYIQATSRVGRRHPGLVAVMLNSSRSRDRSHYESFQHFHSALYREVESTSVTPFSSRARERGLHAVVVALARLMIPAARPNDAAGRISEFRKDLEGKVAGPLLDRVRSVAPEEYEATEAALEEFLDWWAGEAETLGGLLYEPKRGNKSPSLLCSFDDSRDDAWPTLWSLRDVDAESGLFMEATR; encoded by the coding sequence ATGACGGACCGAACGGGCGATCATGCTGCCCACTACCGGGTTCGCGACGGCCTCGTCGCACAGCTCCGCAGGGACCTCCTCGGTCCGGGAGCCCCCGCCGAGGTACTCACGCAGGACCCGCCCATGACGACGTACCCGATCGGGATCCTCTTCCCCCGGCCGGCCGGGGCCGACGCGGCGATCGCTCTGGAGAGCGACGCCGCCGAGAACGACGGTCTGGACGACAGCCCCGTCGTCCGACGCGGCAAAGACGTCGAGGACGGCGTCCCGGAGGCGTCCGCACCGCTCGTCGGCGACCGACGCCCCGCGTCGATGGGCATCACCTTCGCCGTCGATCCCACCGTGTCCCGGACCGTCGTCGTCCACGCGGAAGCCGCGGCGTACGACCCGGTCGACGCTGAAGGGCGCCCCCTGGCGCCGATACGCGCGGAGGCCCGCACGGTCGCGGAGCAGCGCGAGCAGTGGCGCCGCCGGGAACTCGATCTCGCGCCGGTGACCGTCGACGTGACCGAGGCCCGCCGGTACCGTCCCGCACCGCTGTGCGAGGGGCTCCGGTTGGACGTCCTCGTACGTCCCCCCTCCGCGTCCGGCACCGTGACGGTCACCGTCACCCTGATCAACACGCGTCTGATCGGCGAACGGGAGTTGCAGGACGCGTTCTGCTTCTACCAGGCCCGCCTGACCGTCACCACTCCGTCCGGCGTCCCCGCCTTCGTGGAACGGCCGGCGGTGCACCGCGCCGACGACCCGGACGTGGCTTCCAGCAGGCTCCTGTACCGGCACGCGCCGACCTTCGCCGTGGGCCACGGCTGCGCGGCCGACTGGGACTGGACCCCACCCCCGATCGGCGCGCCCAACACCGAACCGGCTGCGATCAAAACGGTGCGGACCGAGTTCGTGCCCGCGAACGAGGTGCTGTTGACCGACTCGAACCCAGAAATCGACGCGATCCACGGCGCCTCGCTCACCATGCACGGATTGGCGACCCGCCCCGAGAGCGAGGTGTTGGCCGCGCTCAACCACCTCATGGCCGACTACGCGGCCTGGATCGAGCGCAAGGAAGCGGAGGCCGAGGCGTTCCGCGACACCGCCCACGCCGCCCCCGCGCGGGAACAGCTCGAAGCCTGCCGTACCGCACTGGGTCGGATGCGCCACGGCATCCGCGTTCTCGGCACGGACTCCGACGCGATGCGGGCCTTCCGGCTCGCCAACCTGGCGATGGCGCGGCAGCGCGCCCGGGGAGAGTGGGTGAAGAAGCAGCGGGCCGGGACCCCCGACGAGACCGCGGGGCGGTGGCGCCCCTTCCAGATCTCCTTCATGTTGCTCTGTCTCGAAGGGATCGTGAACGACGACCACCCCGACCGCGAGATCGCCGACCTGCTCTGGTTCCCCACCGGCGGAGGCAAGACCGAGGCGTACCTCGGTCTCATCGCGTTCACCACCTTCCTCCGCCGCATGCGCCACGCGGAGCGGGGCGGCGGAGTGACCGTCCTCATGCGGTACACCCTGCGCCTTCTCACCCTGCAGCAGTTCGAGCGCGCTGCCGCGCTCATCTGCGCCATGGAGCGCATCCGGATCGAGGACGGGACCCTGGGCACCGAACCTGTCTCCATCGGCATGTGGGTGGGCCAGTCCGCCACCCCCAACACGTTGGCGGGGGCAAAGGAGAGTCTGCGCGAGCTGCGCAAGGAGAAGGATCTCCAGGAGAAGAACCCTGTTCAGCTGCATGCCTGCCCCTGGTGCGGCACCCGTCTCGACGCCTATCAGTACGAGGTCGACGAGCAGGCCAAGCGCATGCACGTCCGCTGCCCGGACGCCACGTGCGACTTCCGTGACGGACTGCCCGTCCACTTGGTCGACGAGTCGGTCTACGACGCCCGGCCCACCCTCGTGATCGCCACGGTCGACAAGTTCGCCGCCATGCCCTGGCGGGAGGCGACAGCCGCGCTGTTCAACCGCGACCGCACGGACGGCACCCCACCGCCCCAGCTGATCGTCCAGGACGAACTCCACCTGATTTCAGGCCCGTTGGGAACCCTCACCGGTCTGTACGAGACAGCGGTGGACGTACTGTCCGGCCACCCCAAGGTCATCGCCTCCACCGCCACGATCCGGCGCGCCTCCGAACAGGGAAGGAAGCTCTTCGACCGCGGGGTGGCACAGTTCCCTCCTGCCGGAATCGACGCCCGTGATTCCTGGTTCGCCGTGGAGACTCCCCCCGAGGACAAGGCGAGCCGTCAATACGTCGGCCTCCTCACCCCCAGCACCAGTCAGGCCACCCTCCTCATCCGTACGTACGCCGCCCTGCTCCACCACGCGGCCCACGCGGACACCACGGAGGAGGTGCGGGACGCCTACTGGACGCTCGTCGGGTACTTCAACAGCCTGCGCCTGCTGGCCGCCGCCGAGTTGCAGGTCCACGACGACGTCGACGCGTACCTCGGCTACTTGGCCGACCGGGACGGCTGCGAGCAGCGCCGGGTGACGGAGCAGACGGAGCTGACCAGTCGCGCCAACTCCAGCGAAGTGCCCAAGCGCCTCAAGCAGGTGGAGCTCAAACTGCCCCACCCGGAGACCGTGGACGTCCTGCTCGCGACGAACATGATCTCCGTCGGCGTCGACGTGGACCGTCTGGGCCTCATGGCCGTCATGGGCCAGCCTCAGACGACGGCCGAGTACATCCAGGCGACCAGTCGGGTCGGACGGCGCCATCCCGGACTCGTCGCCGTCATGCTCAACTCGTCACGTTCCCGGGACCGCTCGCACTACGAGTCGTTCCAGCACTTCCACTCCGCGCTGTACCGCGAGGTTGAATCGACCAGCGTCACGCCGTTCTCCTCGCGCGCCCGCGAACGAGGGCTGCACGCCGTGGTCGTCGCGCTCGCCCGTCTCATGATCCCCGCTGCCCGTCCGAACGACGCGGCCGGCCGGATCTCCGAGTTCCGGAAGGATCTGGAAGGGAAGGTGGCGGGGCCTCTGCTGGATCGCGTCCGATCCGTCGCACCCGAGGAGTACGAGGCGACGGAGGCCGCCTTGGAGGAGTTCCTCGACTGGTGGGCGGGCGAGGCCGAGACACTGGGAGGACTCTTGTACGAGCCCAAACGCGGCAACAAGTCCCCCTCTCTGTTGTGCTCTTTCGACGACTCCCGCGACGATGCCTGGCCCACGCTGTGGAGCCTCCGCGATGTGGATGCCGAGTCAGGACTGTTCATGGAGGCCACCCGATGA
- a CDS encoding DUF1998 domain-containing protein, translated as MTPPPRRRRSTGAPERSYPRRGSVRRAQMITTYGVGSLVAVDNESFIVSGIDSWNVSEAPTIRENRLERVLGVRSFKLPPASDDTSRDGVHVRRFPLWHSCPNCHALQPVARFNSPPGKNECGDCDEELVPSRFVMACAHGHLDDFPYWKWAHRGNGSGAGPCGGEMRLRSTGKTSSLRSILVSCSCGIPEVSMEGAFRSAALADLKVLCRGKRPWLGNAPDEDCSERPRTLQRGSSVVWQPIVRTALSIPPHSSGQASRLEPHMDDLRTMDDDAMKVYLRVLAIQLKYEFSVEAVRALIAAESRGVDPDQGQEDSAFHELRRQEYKTLIVGQPESGTDHEEQFVCEPPRSSASVLHPYGVVGPMLVKRLREVRVLKAFSRVDTPETNTDVHEAELSLAPTDWLPAMEVQGEGVFLRLDEERVDEWARNTAVAARADRLRANHLRLMRERAKDSANVPDSPASPRMVLLHTLAHVLINEWSLDGGYPAASLRERLYVDDSMAGLLISTATSDSAGSLGGLVAQGEPDKLAASLRSALIRAQWCSADPLCVESEGGGVGGINLAACHACVLLPETSCEHYNGLLDRALLIGTPEDPSVGFFAGVGQV; from the coding sequence ATGACACCCCCGCCCCGTCGCCGCAGGTCCACCGGTGCGCCCGAGCGCAGCTATCCCCGCCGCGGGTCGGTCCGGCGCGCACAGATGATCACGACCTACGGCGTCGGTTCGCTGGTCGCCGTGGACAACGAGTCCTTCATCGTGAGCGGAATCGACTCGTGGAACGTCTCCGAGGCCCCCACCATCCGCGAGAACCGGCTGGAGAGGGTGCTGGGCGTGCGTTCGTTCAAACTGCCCCCCGCGTCCGACGACACGAGCAGGGACGGCGTCCACGTCCGGCGTTTCCCGCTCTGGCATTCGTGCCCGAACTGCCACGCTCTCCAGCCCGTGGCGCGCTTCAACTCCCCTCCCGGCAAGAACGAGTGCGGCGATTGCGACGAGGAGCTGGTCCCCTCCCGCTTCGTCATGGCGTGCGCCCACGGCCACCTCGACGACTTCCCGTACTGGAAGTGGGCCCACCGGGGCAACGGCTCGGGCGCCGGTCCGTGCGGCGGAGAGATGCGCCTGCGCAGCACCGGCAAGACCTCGTCGCTCCGCTCGATACTCGTCTCCTGCTCCTGCGGCATTCCCGAAGTGTCCATGGAGGGCGCGTTCCGCTCCGCGGCGCTCGCGGACCTCAAGGTGCTCTGCCGGGGAAAGCGGCCCTGGTTGGGCAACGCACCGGACGAGGACTGTTCGGAACGCCCCCGCACCCTTCAACGCGGTTCGTCCGTCGTCTGGCAACCGATCGTGAGGACGGCGCTGTCGATCCCGCCGCACAGTTCGGGACAGGCGTCACGTCTGGAGCCGCACATGGACGATCTACGGACGATGGACGACGATGCCATGAAGGTCTACCTGAGAGTGCTCGCCATACAGTTGAAGTACGAGTTCTCCGTCGAGGCGGTGCGCGCACTCATCGCCGCCGAGAGCCGAGGCGTCGATCCCGACCAGGGCCAGGAGGACAGCGCGTTCCACGAGTTGCGCAGGCAGGAGTACAAGACGCTGATCGTGGGGCAGCCCGAGAGCGGGACCGACCACGAGGAGCAGTTCGTCTGCGAGCCGCCGCGGTCCTCCGCCTCCGTCCTGCATCCGTACGGTGTGGTCGGGCCGATGCTGGTGAAGCGTCTCCGCGAGGTCAGGGTGCTCAAGGCGTTCTCCCGGGTGGACACGCCCGAGACCAACACGGACGTCCACGAGGCGGAACTGTCACTCGCCCCGACCGACTGGCTGCCCGCCATGGAGGTTCAGGGAGAGGGGGTGTTCCTCCGTCTCGACGAAGAGCGCGTCGACGAATGGGCACGGAACACCGCAGTCGCCGCGCGCGCCGACCGCCTGCGTGCGAACCATCTCCGTCTGATGCGGGAGCGTGCGAAGGACTCTGCGAACGTCCCCGATTCTCCCGCGTCTCCCCGCATGGTGCTGCTGCACACACTGGCCCATGTCCTGATCAACGAATGGAGTCTGGACGGCGGTTACCCGGCAGCGTCGCTGCGCGAGCGGCTCTACGTCGACGACTCGATGGCGGGCCTCCTGATCTCGACCGCCACCAGCGACTCCGCCGGCAGCCTCGGCGGCCTGGTCGCCCAGGGCGAGCCCGACAAGCTCGCCGCCAGTCTCCGATCTGCACTGATACGCGCCCAGTGGTGCTCGGCCGACCCGCTGTGCGTCGAGTCCGAAGGCGGCGGCGTGGGCGGTATCAATCTCGCGGCGTGCCACGCCTGTGTCCTGCTGCCTGAGACCAGCTGCGAGCACTACAACGGACTCCTGGACCGGGCTCTGCTGATCGGCACGCCCGAGGACCCGTCGGTGGGCTTCTTCGCCGGGGTCGGCCAGGTCTGA
- a CDS encoding peptidoglycan-binding domain-containing protein — protein MTVSRTASSPAHSAPKPLKRRVVALAGATALTLGAFAVAPGAAAASPETPAAPAVATVPGGCAYTAASDRPVLRAGSSGDAVKQAQCLSNVWGGLVPKLNVDGKFGAATQAKVEWIQGCHGLPEDGVIGARTWEALYYPVPDCYDPYPG, from the coding sequence ATGACCGTCTCCCGTACCGCGTCCTCGCCCGCTCACTCCGCCCCGAAGCCGCTGAAGCGGCGCGTCGTCGCCCTCGCGGGGGCCACCGCGCTGACGCTGGGGGCCTTCGCGGTCGCGCCCGGGGCCGCCGCCGCTTCCCCGGAGACGCCCGCCGCCCCCGCCGTGGCCACCGTGCCGGGCGGGTGCGCGTACACCGCGGCCTCGGACCGGCCGGTGCTCCGGGCCGGCAGCAGCGGGGACGCGGTGAAGCAGGCGCAGTGCCTGAGCAACGTGTGGGGAGGGCTGGTGCCGAAGCTGAACGTCGACGGGAAGTTCGGGGCCGCGACCCAGGCGAAGGTCGAGTGGATCCAGGGGTGCCACGGGCTGCCGGAGGACGGCGTGATCGGTGCCCGGACCTGGGAGGCGCTGTACTACCCGGTGCCCGACTGCTACGACCCGTATCCGGGCTGA
- a CDS encoding SGNH/GDSL hydrolase family protein: MTVTAVLAAALAVGTALLTDPRDTGLRAAGQHPAGREPSAASGRWVATWTAAPVSAASDTAHDPAGTTVRNTVHSSTGGDAARITLSNLFGTGALVVDRARVNARPVTFGGAGKVTVPAGGRIVSDAVTTRIAADSNLVVSFRTLTTGGHVTQHPRAFQTSYLVGARTTWPVDDWRYLTAVDVFSTTASGTVVAFGDSLTAGSGSTPGANRRWPDLLSDRLKGRWGMANQGISGNRLLSDGRGGIAGTTRFARDALDVTGVRTVIVALGINDAQTASENLDPQRVVDALRRLTAQGHARGLRVIGVTLTPFEGIGNYTPAREAIRQEVNEQIRAQGVFDAYVDFDAVVRDPAAPQRIRADYDSGDHLHFNDTGYRALADSIDLGLLTGGPKG, translated from the coding sequence GTGACCGTCACCGCCGTACTCGCCGCCGCCCTCGCCGTCGGTACGGCGCTGCTCACCGACCCCCGCGACACCGGTCTGCGGGCGGCCGGCCAACACCCGGCCGGCCGCGAACCCTCCGCGGCGAGCGGCCGGTGGGTCGCCACCTGGACGGCAGCGCCGGTGAGCGCCGCCTCGGACACGGCGCACGACCCGGCGGGCACGACCGTACGCAACACGGTGCACAGCAGTACCGGCGGCGACGCGGCGCGGATCACCCTCTCGAACCTCTTCGGCACCGGCGCGCTGGTGGTCGACCGGGCGCGGGTGAACGCGCGCCCGGTGACGTTCGGGGGCGCGGGGAAGGTCACCGTCCCGGCGGGCGGGCGGATCGTGAGCGACGCCGTGACGACGAGGATCGCGGCCGACTCGAACCTGGTGGTGTCCTTCCGTACGCTCACGACCGGCGGGCACGTCACGCAGCACCCGCGCGCGTTCCAGACCTCGTACCTGGTCGGCGCCCGCACCACCTGGCCCGTCGACGACTGGCGCTATCTGACGGCCGTGGACGTGTTCAGTACGACCGCCTCGGGCACGGTCGTCGCGTTCGGCGACTCGCTCACGGCGGGCAGCGGCTCCACCCCCGGCGCCAACCGGCGCTGGCCGGACCTCCTGTCCGACCGCCTGAAGGGCCGCTGGGGCATGGCGAACCAGGGCATCTCGGGGAACCGCCTGCTCTCCGACGGCCGGGGCGGCATCGCGGGCACCACCCGCTTCGCCCGTGACGCGCTGGACGTCACCGGCGTGCGTACGGTGATCGTCGCGCTCGGCATCAACGACGCCCAGACCGCCTCCGAGAACCTGGACCCGCAGCGGGTCGTGGACGCCCTGCGCCGCCTCACCGCCCAGGGCCACGCCCGGGGGCTGCGGGTGATCGGGGTGACGCTGACGCCCTTCGAGGGCATCGGGAACTACACGCCCGCCCGCGAGGCCATCCGCCAGGAGGTCAACGAACAGATCCGGGCCCAGGGGGTGTTCGACGCGTACGTGGACTTCGACGCGGTGGTCCGCGACCCCGCCGCCCCGCAACGCATCCGGGCCGACTACGACAGCGGCGACCACCTGCACTTCAACGACACGGGGTACCGGGCCCTCGCCGACAGCATCGACCTCGGCCTGCTGACCGGCGGCCCGAAGGGATGA